A window of Candidatus Saccharibacteria bacterium contains these coding sequences:
- the gap gene encoding type I glyceraldehyde-3-phosphate dehydrogenase translates to MKTKIAINGFGRIGRNAFKIAFERSDVEVVAINDLTDTKTLAHLLKHDSSYGAYEHEVGYDESGIIVKGKHIKVLAEKDPAALPWAAFGVDVVIESTGFFVDPAKARAHIDPAGAKKVVISAPAKGEGADTVVLGVNEGQLQTATDVVSNASCTTNCITPVMAILESHFGIEKAMMTTVHSYTASQRLQDAPAKDLREARAAAENIVPTTTGASIAAAKALPALTNRFGGMSVRVPTPVVSMSDFVVLLKRDVTVEEVNETFRKAAQEPFYQGIVDVTEEELVSSDFKGNSHSCIVDLPLTSVIGGNMLKVVAWYDNEWGYSNRLVELTADLGRTLKK, encoded by the coding sequence ATGAAGACGAAGATTGCCATCAACGGGTTCGGCCGTATCGGCCGCAATGCTTTTAAGATCGCATTTGAACGCAGCGATGTCGAAGTGGTCGCCATCAACGACCTGACCGACACCAAGACGCTGGCGCACCTTTTGAAGCACGACAGTTCCTACGGCGCCTACGAGCACGAAGTAGGGTATGACGAAAGCGGCATCATCGTGAAGGGCAAGCACATCAAGGTGCTGGCAGAGAAAGACCCGGCCGCATTGCCTTGGGCAGCGTTCGGCGTGGATGTCGTCATTGAGAGCACCGGTTTCTTCGTTGACCCGGCTAAGGCCCGGGCGCATATCGACCCGGCCGGCGCTAAAAAAGTCGTCATCAGCGCCCCCGCCAAGGGCGAAGGTGCCGATACCGTCGTGCTTGGTGTCAACGAAGGTCAGTTGCAGACCGCTACGGATGTGGTGAGTAACGCCAGCTGTACCACCAACTGCATCACTCCGGTCATGGCTATCCTGGAGTCACACTTCGGCATTGAGAAGGCCATGATGACCACCGTGCACAGCTACACCGCCAGCCAGCGCCTGCAGGACGCACCGGCCAAGGACTTACGCGAGGCGCGGGCGGCTGCAGAGAACATCGTCCCAACTACCACCGGTGCCAGCATCGCTGCCGCCAAGGCATTGCCAGCTCTGACGAACCGCTTCGGTGGTATGAGTGTGCGCGTGCCGACGCCGGTCGTCAGTATGAGCGACTTCGTCGTACTGCTGAAGCGTGACGTCACCGTCGAAGAAGTTAATGAAACGTTCAGAAAAGCTGCACAAGAACCGTTTTACCAGGGTATTGTTGACGTGACCGAAGAAGAACTGGTCAGCAGCGATTTCAAAGGCAACAGCCACAGCTGTATTGTCGATCTGCCGTTGACCTCGGTCATCGGCGGCAACATGCTGAAGGTCGTCGCCTGGTACGACAACGAGTGGGGCTATAGCAACCGTCTGGTTGAGCTGACTGCAGACCTTGGCCGCACCCTCAAGAAATAA
- a CDS encoding RpiB/LacA/LacB family sugar-phosphate isomerase: MKIYLGSDHQGFHLKQDIFAYLSRHNYDVEDVGDKQLDPDDDFTDFAFLATTKVLGSEDKDPRAILICGGGQGMAMAANRVQGIRAAVVWDAYEARMTRNDNDSNVLSLPARLLEGHEEAWQGILETWLSTPFAGAPRYVRRIQKLDQI, from the coding sequence ATGAAAATATACCTCGGCTCCGACCACCAGGGCTTCCATCTCAAGCAAGATATATTCGCGTATTTATCGCGTCATAATTATGATGTTGAGGATGTGGGCGATAAGCAGCTCGATCCTGATGACGACTTCACCGACTTTGCTTTCCTGGCCACCACCAAGGTGCTTGGCTCGGAAGACAAGGACCCGCGGGCTATCCTGATCTGCGGTGGCGGGCAAGGTATGGCTATGGCGGCCAACCGCGTGCAGGGCATCCGGGCTGCCGTGGTCTGGGATGCCTACGAGGCCCGTATGACGCGAAACGATAACGACAGCAATGTCCTGAGCCTGCCGGCCCGTCTGCTGGAAGGTCACGAGGAGGCCTGGCAAGGTATTTTGGAAACCTGGTTGAGTACGCCGTTCGCCGGGGCGCCGCGGTATGTCCGGCGCATTCAGAAGCTGGACCAGATTTAA
- a CDS encoding DUF2690 domain-containing protein produces the protein MGAMRRLLLAVLAAIAVMPLMSATAQAAGCYGDWCSGKDPAATGCARDAVTVASVPLTYASGSLSAGPGVVSGSVDIGGDVYGELELRWSPTCKTNWARMRTWRTNQVFMLYTTQDTGYRQVRRVSGRGAEWTPPGDSYTWMIYSPARSVRAHVSGGPASPPISTTWV, from the coding sequence ATGGGCGCCATGCGCCGATTATTGTTGGCCGTGCTGGCTGCGATAGCGGTCATGCCGCTGATGTCGGCAACTGCACAAGCGGCCGGTTGCTACGGCGACTGGTGTTCCGGCAAAGACCCGGCAGCGACCGGCTGCGCACGGGATGCCGTCACTGTCGCGTCGGTTCCGCTGACGTATGCCAGCGGGTCGCTATCGGCTGGCCCCGGCGTCGTTTCCGGTTCTGTCGACATCGGGGGTGACGTATATGGGGAGCTGGAGCTGCGGTGGTCGCCGACGTGCAAGACGAACTGGGCGCGGATGCGTACCTGGCGTACCAACCAGGTGTTCATGTTGTATACCACCCAGGATACCGGCTACCGGCAAGTCAGAAGGGTGTCGGGCAGGGGTGCCGAGTGGACGCCGCCTGGCGATTCCTACACCTGGATGATATACTCGCCGGCACGATCGGTTCGGGCGCATGTCAGTGGCGGCCCGGCTTCTCCGCCCATATCCACCACTTGGGTCTGA
- a CDS encoding DUF2690 domain-containing protein — protein sequence MAPQLQRRLLHVTNYQLSSEALRRQRFQLLDFLQQIHYTASIQELFVSEVIHPRDSTGGVIGKVRRLLLAALATAAMLVLTPATAQAAGCYGDWCTGKDPAATGCAADAVTVAVVGLHLNTIGVGGLSIGGDQYGQLELRWSARCKTNWARVRTWMSSSMAAVAVVQESTNKMKARWIGGNEQLRTQAGSAYSPMIYSPKLAVRAFIIGGLSSPGATTNYV from the coding sequence ATGGCGCCCCAGCTCCAAAGGAGACTGCTGCATGTCACAAACTATCAACTCAGCTCGGAAGCATTACGCAGACAACGGTTCCAATTGCTTGATTTTTTACAACAGATACACTATACTGCCAGCATTCAGGAGCTGTTTGTTTCTGAAGTGATCCATCCGCGAGATTCGACTGGAGGAGTTATAGGTAAGGTGCGCCGGCTACTATTGGCAGCCTTGGCTACTGCTGCGATGCTGGTGCTTACACCGGCAACGGCACAAGCGGCCGGTTGCTACGGTGACTGGTGTACTGGCAAGGACCCCGCAGCTACAGGATGTGCAGCAGATGCCGTCACAGTGGCAGTCGTGGGCCTGCATCTCAACACCATCGGCGTCGGTGGACTCAGCATTGGCGGCGACCAGTATGGCCAGCTTGAATTGCGCTGGTCTGCCCGATGCAAGACGAACTGGGCAAGAGTTCGCACGTGGATGAGCAGTAGCATGGCCGCTGTTGCTGTGGTGCAAGAGTCTACGAACAAGATGAAAGCTAGGTGGATAGGTGGCAACGAGCAGCTGCGCACTCAAGCAGGAAGCGCCTACTCACCGATGATTTACTCGCCAAAGCTGGCGGTCAGAGCATTTATCATCGGAGGCTTGTCTTCACCCGGCGCAACCACGAATTACGTGTGA
- a CDS encoding transketolase — MTITQLEHKANEIRQDIIRMLEHAGSGHSAGPLGLADIFTALYFSILKHDPHNPDWDGRDLLVLSNGHCAPVRYATMAHAGYFPREELMTLRQLGTRLQGHPERTRLPGMETTSGPLGSGLSQAAGMAYSLLKIDNVYTRWVYVVLGDGELNEGNIWEAAMFAGKNKLHNLIGIIDRNNIQIDGNTEDVMPLEDLRGKWESFGWHVVEIDGNNLESIVDACSMARAIVEKPVMIIAHTIPGRGVDFMEYDYHWHGAPPNSQQAKEALKKLRTLNGKIRSEHE, encoded by the coding sequence ATGACAATTACACAACTCGAACACAAAGCCAACGAAATCCGGCAGGATATTATCCGTATGCTGGAACACGCCGGGAGCGGTCATTCGGCGGGACCGCTGGGCCTGGCGGATATTTTTACCGCTCTTTATTTCTCGATATTAAAGCATGATCCGCACAATCCTGATTGGGATGGCCGCGACCTGCTGGTGCTTAGCAACGGCCACTGTGCGCCGGTGCGGTACGCCACCATGGCCCACGCCGGCTACTTCCCGCGCGAGGAACTGATGACCCTGCGCCAGCTGGGCACGCGCCTGCAGGGCCACCCGGAGCGTACGCGCCTGCCAGGCATGGAAACCACCAGCGGTCCCTTGGGCAGCGGCCTGAGCCAGGCGGCCGGCATGGCCTACAGCCTGCTTAAGATTGACAACGTCTACACGCGCTGGGTCTATGTCGTCCTAGGTGATGGCGAACTGAATGAAGGCAACATCTGGGAAGCCGCCATGTTCGCCGGCAAGAACAAGCTGCACAACCTGATCGGCATCATCGACCGCAATAATATTCAGATTGACGGCAACACCGAAGACGTCATGCCGCTGGAAGATCTGCGCGGCAAGTGGGAATCGTTCGGTTGGCACGTGGTAGAGATTGATGGCAACAACCTGGAGAGCATCGTCGATGCCTGCAGCATGGCCCGGGCCATCGTCGAGAAGCCGGTGATGATCATCGCGCATACCATCCCTGGCCGCGGCGTTGATTTCATGGAGTACGATTACCACTGGCATGGCGCACCGCCGAACAGCCAGCAGGCCAAAGAGGCTCTCAAGAAGCTACGCACCCTGAACGGAAAGATACGGAGTGAACATGAATAA
- a CDS encoding transketolase family protein — protein sequence MASHLHLSADIGEDGIARESTRKGFGRGLKQAGDQDERIVALCADLTESTQISQFREAHPKRYIEVGVAEQNLVTVAAGLSAMGKIPFTSSYAAFSPGRNWEQIRTTVCLNERPVKIVGSHAGLSVGPDGATHQMLEDIALMRVLPQMVVVAPGDSVEAQKATLAVAFNDSPSYIRLAREDSPVFTTEHTPFEIGKAYILREGKDITICATGTMTYQALLAAKTLEADGIQAEVLHVPTIKPLDVDTIVASASKTGLVITAEEAQIAGGFGSAVCEALSLHHPVPVRRIGMEDRFGESGKPEELLKQFGLTGTHIALVAHDMLDNRKTK from the coding sequence CTGGCGTCCCACTTACACCTTTCAGCCGATATCGGTGAGGACGGCATCGCCAGGGAGTCGACGCGCAAAGGCTTTGGCCGCGGTCTCAAGCAGGCCGGCGATCAGGATGAGCGTATCGTTGCGCTTTGTGCCGATCTGACTGAATCAACACAGATATCCCAGTTCAGAGAGGCTCATCCCAAGCGGTACATCGAGGTGGGTGTAGCCGAGCAAAATCTGGTGACCGTCGCCGCCGGCCTGTCGGCAATGGGCAAAATTCCGTTCACTAGCAGTTACGCGGCCTTCAGCCCTGGTCGCAACTGGGAGCAGATTCGCACCACTGTCTGCCTGAACGAACGGCCGGTAAAGATCGTCGGATCGCATGCCGGGCTGAGCGTCGGCCCCGATGGCGCAACTCACCAGATGCTCGAGGATATCGCACTGATGCGCGTGCTGCCGCAGATGGTCGTCGTCGCGCCGGGTGACAGTGTTGAGGCCCAGAAGGCAACCTTGGCGGTCGCCTTTAATGATTCCCCGAGTTATATCCGTCTTGCCCGCGAAGACTCACCGGTATTCACTACCGAGCACACGCCATTTGAAATTGGCAAAGCGTACATACTGAGGGAAGGCAAAGATATCACTATCTGCGCCACCGGTACCATGACGTACCAGGCGCTGCTCGCTGCCAAGACGCTGGAGGCCGACGGCATCCAGGCCGAGGTGCTGCACGTGCCGACCATCAAACCGCTCGACGTCGATACTATCGTGGCCAGCGCCAGCAAGACCGGCCTGGTCATCACCGCCGAAGAAGCCCAGATTGCCGGCGGCTTCGGCTCTGCCGTCTGCGAGGCCTTGAGCCTGCATCACCCGGTGCCTGTGCGCCGCATCGGTATGGAAGACCGTTTTGGTGAGTCCGGTAAGCCGGAGGAGCTGCTGAAGCAGTTCGGCCTCACCGGTACGCACATCGCCCTGGTGGCGCATGACATGCTCGATAACCGCAAGACGAAGTAA
- a CDS encoding class II fructose-bisphosphate aldolase, whose translation MSLSIRDIRENCIKARHLMQRARQQHFAVGAFNIDNQETLIAVSRAAQKLQAPVLVEVSEGEVKAIGLENIRDMVDNYKQEYGIEMFINLDHSPSVEAAKRGIDAGFEFIHIDVSQADHEASDEKIIDCTRQVVEYAKFTGALVESEPHYFGGSSNLHTEDINYGEIRKTFSTPEGAKAFIDATGIDTFAAAIGNLHGKYPVPKQLDLELLKRIREAIDCNISLHGGSGTPIHFYEEAAKIGVSKVNINSDMRFAFRKTLEKVLADNPDEYAIVKLMPTVYGAVQDVVEEKINAFGSAGRAVV comes from the coding sequence ATGTCACTCAGCATCAGGGATATCCGTGAAAACTGTATCAAAGCCCGCCACCTCATGCAGCGCGCCCGCCAGCAGCACTTTGCCGTCGGTGCTTTCAATATCGATAACCAGGAGACGTTGATTGCCGTCTCCCGGGCCGCCCAGAAACTGCAGGCACCGGTGCTGGTAGAGGTGAGCGAGGGCGAGGTCAAGGCGATCGGCCTTGAGAACATCAGGGACATGGTCGATAACTACAAGCAGGAATACGGCATTGAGATGTTCATCAACCTGGACCACAGTCCCAGTGTCGAGGCAGCCAAGCGTGGCATCGATGCCGGCTTTGAGTTCATCCACATCGATGTTTCACAGGCAGACCACGAGGCGAGCGACGAGAAGATCATCGATTGCACCCGCCAAGTAGTGGAGTATGCCAAGTTTACGGGCGCGTTGGTAGAGAGCGAGCCGCACTACTTCGGTGGATCTTCTAATCTGCACACTGAGGACATCAACTACGGCGAAATTCGTAAGACCTTCTCGACACCGGAAGGGGCCAAAGCCTTCATCGACGCCACCGGCATCGACACTTTTGCCGCCGCCATCGGCAACCTGCATGGCAAGTATCCCGTGCCCAAGCAGCTTGACCTGGAGCTGCTGAAGCGCATCCGCGAGGCCATTGATTGCAACATCAGCCTGCATGGCGGCAGTGGTACGCCCATCCATTTTTATGAAGAGGCGGCCAAGATCGGCGTCAGCAAGGTGAATATCAACTCCGACATGCGCTTTGCCTTCCGCAAGACGCTAGAGAAGGTGTTGGCGGACAACCCCGACGAGTACGCCATCGTCAAGCTGATGCCCACCGTCTATGGCGCTGTCCAGGATGTGGTAGAAGAAAAGATCAACGCCTTTGGATCGGCAGGACGCGCGGTAGTCTAG
- a CDS encoding carbohydrate kinase family protein, with protein MSRILTIGKATQDVFLSGQVFAAHREKGIFYQHLQLGSKLELGNVIFSTGGNATNAATTFARQGLDASYMWVLGTEIASQAIMQTLDAENVDLSAVVQDDGYRASYSSVLLAPDGERTILNYHGTMVPVSGFPLDLERIGRNDWLYVSSLGTMGLLENVVTRAHKAGVKVAMNPAGSELAHPKSLIPILHDVSILSVNKEEAQLLVEGKTAEELARRLTAICPTVIVSDGPRGSVATDGKQIVLAGMYQDVPVIDRTGAGDAFASGFVTKVIQGASLEEAVVFASANSTSVVQKIGAKDGILHRGTHLHDMPLTVKAF; from the coding sequence ATGAGCCGTATTCTCACGATTGGCAAAGCGACGCAGGATGTCTTCCTGAGCGGCCAGGTGTTTGCCGCCCACCGCGAGAAGGGCATTTTTTACCAGCACCTTCAGCTGGGTAGCAAACTGGAGCTCGGCAATGTCATATTTTCGACCGGTGGTAACGCCACCAACGCCGCTACTACCTTTGCGCGGCAGGGGCTGGATGCGTCGTACATGTGGGTACTGGGCACGGAGATAGCCAGCCAGGCCATCATGCAGACACTGGACGCCGAGAACGTCGATCTGTCTGCCGTGGTGCAGGACGACGGCTATCGGGCCAGTTATTCATCAGTGCTGCTGGCGCCGGATGGCGAGCGGACTATTTTGAATTACCATGGCACCATGGTGCCGGTCAGCGGCTTCCCGCTTGACTTAGAGCGTATTGGCCGCAACGACTGGCTGTATGTTTCATCGCTCGGCACGATGGGCTTGCTGGAGAACGTCGTGACGCGGGCGCATAAAGCCGGCGTCAAGGTGGCCATGAACCCGGCCGGCAGTGAACTGGCGCATCCCAAATCGCTTATACCGATCCTGCATGATGTCTCAATCCTCAGCGTTAACAAAGAAGAGGCACAACTGCTGGTAGAAGGAAAGACTGCCGAAGAGCTGGCGCGGCGGCTCACCGCCATTTGCCCGACGGTCATCGTCTCGGACGGACCGCGTGGTTCGGTGGCTACCGATGGCAAGCAAATTGTCCTGGCTGGTATGTATCAGGATGTGCCGGTGATCGACCGTACAGGCGCCGGAGACGCCTTCGCCAGCGGCTTCGTCACCAAGGTAATCCAAGGTGCCAGCCTGGAGGAGGCGGTGGTGTTTGCCAGTGCCAACTCCACCAGCGTGGTGCAGAAGATCGGCGCCAAGGATGGCATTCTGCATCGCGGGACGCATCTGCATGATATGCCGCTGACGGTCAAGGCATTTTAG
- the nusA gene encoding transcription termination/antitermination protein NusA, translated as MSGIDVKQLALAVRTIADEKNLPEEMVHEILEQAIAAAWRRDNGDREQEVRATMNQNTGAVTVYVTREVVDTVENPALEISLNDARKVNPDIQEGDTFEEVEHPTVFGRVAAQTAKQVVLQKLREAEREVVLNEFEDRIGSVVTGTVQRVEQRVVRIELGKGSGIMPSSEQIPGEYYGIGSRIKVLLKDVERGTRGPQLILSRASEAFIEHLFRQEVPEMSNGAVDIKAIAREAGKRTKLAVYSSVPGVDPVGTFVGGHGIRVQAVMNEIGDQEKIDIITFSEEPEVFIRNALSPAEIASITIDEEKKHARVVVSRDQLSIAIGRGGQNVRLAGKLTGYELDIEASDDAAARPAAAAEEKKPRKNIEDSLLSALEEQSK; from the coding sequence ATGTCAGGAATTGACGTCAAACAGTTGGCACTGGCCGTCCGCACCATCGCCGACGAGAAGAACCTGCCAGAAGAAATGGTCCACGAGATCCTGGAACAGGCCATTGCTGCCGCCTGGCGCCGCGATAACGGCGATCGTGAGCAGGAAGTCCGCGCCACTATGAACCAGAACACCGGCGCCGTCACCGTCTATGTTACCCGCGAGGTGGTTGACACCGTTGAGAACCCGGCGCTCGAAATCAGCCTTAACGACGCCCGCAAGGTCAACCCGGACATCCAGGAAGGCGATACCTTCGAGGAAGTGGAGCACCCGACCGTATTCGGCCGCGTTGCCGCCCAGACTGCCAAGCAGGTGGTGCTGCAGAAGCTGCGCGAAGCTGAGCGCGAGGTGGTACTGAATGAGTTTGAGGACCGCATCGGTTCAGTCGTGACTGGCACCGTTCAGCGCGTCGAGCAGCGGGTCGTCCGCATCGAGCTGGGTAAGGGAAGCGGTATCATGCCGTCCAGTGAGCAGATTCCTGGAGAATATTATGGCATCGGCAGCCGCATCAAGGTCCTGCTCAAGGACGTCGAGCGTGGTACTCGCGGGCCGCAGCTGATCCTGAGCCGCGCCAGTGAAGCCTTCATCGAGCACCTCTTCCGCCAGGAAGTGCCGGAAATGAGCAATGGTGCCGTCGATATCAAGGCGATCGCCCGTGAAGCGGGCAAGCGCACCAAGCTGGCCGTTTACTCCAGCGTCCCCGGTGTCGACCCTGTTGGTACGTTCGTCGGCGGTCACGGTATCCGTGTCCAGGCTGTCATGAACGAGATCGGCGATCAGGAAAAGATCGATATCATCACCTTCAGCGAAGAACCGGAAGTCTTTATCCGTAACGCGCTAAGCCCGGCCGAGATTGCCAGCATTACCATTGACGAGGAAAAGAAGCACGCCCGCGTCGTCGTCAGCCGTGACCAGCTTTCCATCGCCATCGGCCGTGGCGGCCAGAACGTCCGCTTGGCCGGCAAGCTGACTGGCTACGAGCTGGATATTGAGGCGAGCGACGATGCTGCTGCCCGTCCTGCCGCTGCCGCCGAGGAGAAGAAGCCGCGCAAGAACATTGAGGATTCATTGTTGAGCGCGCTCGAAGAGCAGTCTAAGTAG